The following are encoded in a window of Sinomonas cyclohexanicum genomic DNA:
- a CDS encoding sugar ABC transporter ATP-binding protein: MAQQSRSTRHHEGAPVLSARDVVKTYGATRALKGVNFEVHKGTVTTLFGENGAGKSTLMKILSGVEQPTSGTIILDGEEVSFADTNDARAHGISIIHQELSLAPNLSVRDNLFMGSELRTGFGIDYKEEERRSRRVLAELGLDINPLLAVSELRLGQQQLIEIARALLAESRILIMDEPTSALSAAEVEILFGVIDDLTSKGVSIVYISHHLEEALQVTDYAVVLRDGSITANALAQDIDLEWIVRNMVGENFDLGSPPTGYEFGPIALDIEDLSVPDPKEPARLLVDHLSLQVREGEIVCIYGLMGAGRTELLEAVAGRVPTAGGTVRMREGEISKLSLRERLASGLGLVPEDRQRDGLVQTMTVGQNIALASLGTFVKGLFVSRNLEREHTEDAIRDVRVKTAGGGAMIGSLSGGNQQKVVIGKIVSTGPKVLLLDEPSRGIDVGAKAEVFKLIAERAREGLAVVYSTSEVGECLSIAHRIVVMRRGKIAAEFGPSVSKEEIMASSGEAVLA; the protein is encoded by the coding sequence GTGGCACAGCAGAGCCGGTCGACCCGGCATCATGAAGGGGCGCCCGTCCTGTCGGCCCGGGACGTCGTGAAGACCTACGGCGCGACGCGCGCCCTGAAGGGGGTGAACTTCGAGGTCCACAAGGGGACAGTGACCACCCTCTTCGGCGAGAACGGGGCGGGCAAGTCGACCCTGATGAAGATCCTCTCGGGGGTCGAGCAGCCGACCTCGGGAACCATCATCCTGGACGGGGAAGAGGTGTCGTTCGCCGACACGAACGACGCCCGGGCCCACGGCATCTCGATCATCCACCAGGAACTCAGCCTCGCTCCGAACCTCTCGGTGCGCGACAACCTGTTCATGGGCTCCGAGCTGCGCACCGGTTTCGGCATCGACTACAAGGAGGAGGAGCGGCGGAGCCGGCGGGTGCTCGCCGAGCTCGGCCTGGACATCAATCCCCTCCTTGCGGTCTCCGAGCTCCGTCTGGGCCAGCAGCAGCTGATCGAGATCGCCCGCGCCCTGCTGGCAGAGTCGCGGATCCTGATCATGGACGAGCCCACGTCGGCGCTCTCGGCAGCCGAAGTGGAGATCCTCTTCGGCGTCATCGACGACCTGACGTCCAAGGGGGTCTCGATCGTCTACATCTCCCACCATCTCGAGGAGGCGCTCCAGGTCACCGACTACGCGGTCGTCCTGCGTGATGGGTCGATCACAGCGAACGCACTGGCCCAGGACATCGACCTCGAATGGATCGTCCGCAACATGGTGGGCGAGAACTTCGACCTCGGCTCCCCGCCCACCGGGTACGAGTTCGGACCGATCGCTCTCGACATCGAGGACCTCAGCGTCCCCGATCCGAAGGAACCTGCCCGGCTGCTCGTCGACCACCTCTCCCTGCAGGTCCGCGAGGGCGAGATCGTGTGCATCTACGGCCTCATGGGCGCCGGACGCACAGAGCTGCTCGAAGCAGTGGCAGGGAGGGTCCCGACGGCGGGTGGCACCGTCCGGATGCGCGAGGGCGAGATCTCGAAGCTGAGCCTGAGGGAGCGTCTCGCCTCCGGTCTGGGACTCGTCCCGGAGGACCGGCAGCGCGACGGGCTCGTGCAGACCATGACCGTAGGGCAGAACATCGCCCTTGCCAGTCTCGGCACCTTCGTCAAGGGCCTGTTCGTCTCCCGCAATCTCGAGCGCGAGCACACCGAGGACGCCATCAGGGACGTGCGGGTCAAGACCGCCGGAGGCGGCGCCATGATCGGGTCGCTCTCGGGCGGCAACCAGCAGAAGGTCGTCATCGGCAAGATCGTCTCGACGGGCCCGAAGGTGCTGCTGCTCGACGAGCCGAGCCGCGGGATCGACGTCGGCGCCAAGGCGGAGGTCTTCAAGCTGATCGCCGAGAGGGCACGTGAAGGCCTCGCCGTCGTCTACTCCACCAGCGAGGTGGGGGAATGCCTGAGCATCGCCCACCGCATCGTGGTGATGCGGCGAGGGAAGATCGCGGCCGAATTCGGCCCCTCGGTCAGCAAAGAAGAGATCATGGCCAGCTCCGGCGAAGCAGTGCTGGCCTAG
- a CDS encoding type II toxin-antitoxin system RelE family toxin: MSTYRVEVLPAAVRSIRKLPPEAKRRIQAAIDLLADDPRPPAAKKLTGRPEWRVRTGDCRILYRFQDEVLLVVVVDAGRRQEIYST, encoded by the coding sequence GTGAGCACCTACCGGGTCGAAGTCCTGCCCGCCGCCGTCCGCTCGATCAGGAAGCTCCCGCCCGAGGCCAAGCGGCGCATCCAGGCCGCCATCGACCTGCTCGCCGACGATCCGCGCCCGCCGGCTGCGAAGAAGCTCACCGGCCGCCCCGAATGGCGGGTCCGCACCGGCGACTGCCGCATCCTCTACCGCTTCCAGGACGAGGTCCTGCTCGTCGTCGTGGTCGACGCAGGGCGCCGGCAGGAGATCTACAGTACATAG
- a CDS encoding zinc-dependent alcohol dehydrogenase family protein, which produces MMRAVVFSAEGDLALEERPRPEPGYKEILIETAAVGICGTDTHVFDGEFEGTVFPLVPGHEATGTIVALGAGVNDGVFDFKVGDHVAVNPSTTCGECEFCLNGHQNLCRFWNGLGVVASDGASQQFFTAPASNVYRLKPETDLYEAALIEPLACAIRGWDVLPRRLGDHVLVYGSGTMGLLMAQLAKKAGAATVTIVDLNEDRLKTAGECGIELRYTTPDSAEREKWDVVIDCTGNIRAIEDALTRVKPAGFFQDFGVAPSDRTAQFSPFRVYRDEISIVGTMAVLNSFGRAVELFEAGAINAKAMISHSFTLDDYSKALDMFRRGEGRKLQIRPNDTESRVLIG; this is translated from the coding sequence ATGATGCGCGCAGTTGTGTTTTCAGCGGAGGGTGATCTGGCGCTTGAGGAGCGTCCGAGGCCCGAACCGGGTTACAAGGAGATCCTGATCGAGACGGCTGCGGTCGGGATCTGCGGGACCGACACCCATGTCTTCGACGGCGAGTTCGAGGGGACGGTGTTCCCCCTGGTCCCGGGCCACGAGGCCACCGGCACCATCGTCGCGCTCGGTGCGGGAGTGAACGATGGGGTCTTCGACTTCAAGGTCGGCGACCATGTGGCGGTGAACCCGAGCACGACGTGCGGGGAGTGCGAGTTCTGCCTCAACGGGCACCAGAACCTCTGCCGGTTCTGGAACGGCCTGGGGGTCGTGGCCTCGGACGGCGCGTCGCAGCAGTTCTTCACGGCTCCGGCCAGCAATGTCTACAGGCTCAAGCCCGAGACGGATCTGTACGAGGCCGCACTCATCGAGCCGCTGGCGTGCGCGATCCGCGGGTGGGACGTGCTGCCCCGCCGTCTGGGCGACCACGTCCTGGTCTACGGCTCGGGCACGATGGGGCTGCTCATGGCCCAGCTGGCCAAGAAGGCCGGGGCGGCGACGGTGACGATTGTCGATCTGAACGAGGACCGGCTCAAGACAGCCGGGGAATGCGGCATCGAGCTGCGCTACACCACGCCCGACAGCGCCGAACGCGAGAAGTGGGACGTGGTGATCGACTGCACGGGCAACATCCGCGCGATCGAGGATGCACTCACCCGGGTGAAGCCTGCAGGGTTCTTCCAGGACTTCGGCGTGGCGCCGTCCGACCGCACCGCCCAGTTCTCCCCCTTCCGCGTCTACCGCGATGAGATCTCGATCGTCGGGACGATGGCCGTTCTCAACTCGTTCGGCCGTGCGGTCGAGCTGTTCGAGGCCGGCGCGATCAACGCCAAGGCGATGATCAGCCACTCCTTCACCCTCGACGACTACTCGAAGGCCCTCGACATGTTCCGCCGGGGCGAAGGGCGCAAGCTCCAGATCCGCCCCAACGACACCGAATCGCGGGTGCTGATCGGATGA
- a CDS encoding DUF1214 domain-containing protein translates to MTTAAAPKNPRQNVLRFLWRRSIPLDIIQGVLIGFGLSLLLAFALISVQAQAMMTTVNGWKTTQACGVPGSWLVEAACADTLPAVNAPQEAVYWQATVDANGAKLDGSKDYVIHFPAGGLPPVSAFWSITIADSNRLMVENPAHRYSVSDRSGLQKNPDGSIDVYLRPTAPAGHEANWLPTPGGGFMLWLEGVRWFV, encoded by the coding sequence ATGACCACGGCAGCGGCCCCGAAGAACCCGCGGCAGAACGTCCTCCGCTTCCTCTGGCGCCGCAGCATCCCGCTCGACATCATCCAGGGCGTGCTCATCGGTTTCGGGCTGTCCCTCCTGCTCGCGTTCGCGCTCATCAGCGTGCAGGCCCAGGCGATGATGACGACGGTGAACGGGTGGAAGACCACGCAGGCATGCGGGGTTCCCGGTAGCTGGCTGGTTGAGGCTGCCTGCGCGGACACCCTGCCCGCTGTGAATGCCCCGCAAGAGGCGGTCTACTGGCAGGCGACCGTCGATGCGAACGGCGCGAAGCTCGACGGCTCCAAGGACTACGTGATCCATTTCCCGGCGGGCGGCCTGCCGCCGGTGAGCGCGTTCTGGTCGATCACGATCGCCGACTCGAACCGGCTCATGGTCGAGAACCCGGCGCACAGGTACAGCGTCAGCGATCGCTCCGGCCTTCAAAAGAACCCGGACGGCTCGATCGATGTCTATCTGCGGCCCACCGCGCCAGCCGGTCACGAGGCGAACTGGCTGCCGACCCCGGGCGGCGGCTTCATGCTCTGGCTCGAGGGTGTCAGATGGTTTGTGTGA
- a CDS encoding DUF1254 domain-containing protein: MTAPVDGAGRRRMKPWKKHLLIFLATVAVTLAGGTTLLIRYAPPLVLNSAHKAISAGLGNGANTPDNTLYTVPYLASPETAHGNNWLLGGNQDGLYTVGWLDLSKGPELLTIPEMGSRYHNVEIVAPATGVVIANLKAPGTTFIAAAGHVTAAPHGMSVLDAPGKQVLVIGRTLVENSADLPAALALAQQIRVTPYAGQ, from the coding sequence GTGACCGCGCCAGTCGACGGTGCGGGGCGCCGCCGCATGAAGCCGTGGAAGAAGCATCTGCTGATCTTCCTCGCGACGGTCGCCGTGACGCTCGCCGGCGGCACGACGCTCCTGATCAGGTACGCGCCGCCGCTCGTGCTGAACTCGGCGCACAAGGCTATCTCGGCCGGCCTCGGGAACGGTGCGAACACTCCCGACAACACGCTCTACACGGTCCCGTACCTCGCCTCGCCCGAGACTGCGCACGGGAACAACTGGCTCCTGGGCGGGAACCAGGACGGGCTCTACACGGTCGGCTGGCTCGATCTGTCGAAGGGACCCGAGCTGCTCACGATCCCGGAGATGGGCAGCCGCTACCACAACGTCGAAATCGTCGCACCCGCGACCGGCGTCGTGATCGCGAACCTCAAAGCACCCGGAACGACGTTCATCGCGGCCGCGGGTCACGTGACCGCGGCCCCGCACGGGATGAGCGTCCTCGACGCGCCCGGGAAGCAGGTCCTCGTCATCGGGCGGACGCTCGTGGAGAACAGCGCCGACCTTCCTGCTGCCCTGGCCCTCGCGCAGCAGATCCGAGTGACGCCATACGCAGGTCAGTGA
- a CDS encoding sigma-70 family RNA polymerase sigma factor, translating to MYNSFSGTDRSVYLVPTRSSAASAARNEEVAVSESKTHLRSLPGGAATKDPVPTRSEGPRPEPADLVLEYLGVADALARRHRAPGHDVEDLRQVARLGLVRAAQRYREDCGHGFLQYAVPTISGTIKHYLRDNSWTVRPPRRLQELRLSVRAAQGRLTQDLGREPSVAELSEATGAAEDEVAEARGVSAAMNGVEIDSLDAGPDSDGSAGHVVPIIDAGFERVEQRELVAAALNGCSDEDLRLVKMRFVDEMSQREIAEVLGVSQMQVSRLLRGLLSRMRRKLAA from the coding sequence ATGTATAACTCTTTCAGCGGGACAGACAGGTCTGTCTACCTAGTGCCAACAAGATCAAGTGCCGCCTCGGCGGCGAGGAACGAGGAGGTCGCTGTGAGTGAATCGAAGACGCATCTGAGAAGTCTGCCCGGCGGGGCGGCAACCAAGGACCCTGTGCCCACGCGGTCTGAGGGCCCGCGTCCGGAGCCGGCGGATCTCGTCTTGGAGTACTTGGGCGTGGCTGATGCCCTGGCCCGCCGGCACCGGGCACCCGGGCATGACGTGGAGGACCTCCGGCAGGTGGCCCGCCTCGGTCTGGTCCGGGCCGCGCAGCGCTACCGCGAGGACTGCGGGCACGGATTCCTGCAGTATGCGGTGCCGACCATCTCCGGCACCATCAAGCACTACCTGCGCGACAACTCGTGGACGGTGCGCCCGCCCCGGCGGCTCCAGGAGCTCCGGCTCAGTGTCCGCGCCGCCCAGGGCCGCCTCACGCAGGACCTCGGCCGCGAGCCGAGCGTCGCGGAGCTCAGCGAGGCCACCGGCGCCGCCGAGGACGAGGTCGCGGAGGCGAGGGGCGTCAGCGCGGCGATGAACGGCGTCGAGATCGACTCGCTCGACGCGGGCCCCGACTCCGACGGCTCCGCGGGCCATGTGGTGCCCATCATCGATGCAGGCTTCGAGCGGGTCGAGCAGCGGGAGCTCGTGGCCGCGGCCCTGAACGGCTGCAGCGACGAGGACCTCCGCCTCGTGAAGATGCGGTTCGTCGACGAGATGAGCCAGCGCGAGATCGCCGAGGTGCTCGGCGTGAGCCAGATGCAGGTCTCGCGACTCCTCCGCGGGCTCCTCAGCCGGATGCGGCGGAAGCTGGCGGCCTAG
- a CDS encoding ribokinase, with the protein MVGSINADVVLDVSRLPLPGETLIADSIDVHPGGKGANQAVAAARLGAAVAFIGAVGTDAYAATAVAGLREAGVDIDRVAVVPGPTGQAYVTVDGRTGENSIVVVSGANGHVNEALVRSHEDLLGRTDIVVLQGEISAEAIAAAAASSRTARLVLNLAPVIPLGHEVIRRADPLVVNEHEGRLVLNLLGRGADELGTEEDIVGALHAAGVPAVVMTLGAAGAIFSEGGPVFRAPAPAVSAVDTTGAGDAFVGALCARLSDGAPLGEAVRFAVRVGSFAVTRRGAQPSYPGPGDVLPEGAR; encoded by the coding sequence GTGGTCGGATCGATCAATGCGGACGTCGTCCTTGACGTGTCCCGGCTCCCCCTCCCCGGGGAGACCTTGATTGCGGACTCCATAGACGTCCACCCAGGCGGTAAGGGCGCGAACCAGGCCGTGGCCGCGGCGCGTCTCGGGGCAGCGGTGGCCTTCATCGGCGCGGTCGGGACGGATGCCTACGCCGCGACGGCCGTCGCCGGCCTGCGCGAAGCAGGAGTGGACATCGACCGCGTCGCCGTCGTGCCGGGACCGACCGGACAGGCGTATGTCACCGTCGACGGCCGGACGGGGGAGAACTCCATCGTCGTCGTCTCGGGCGCCAATGGCCACGTCAACGAGGCCCTTGTCCGAAGCCACGAGGACCTGCTCGGACGGACGGACATTGTCGTCCTCCAGGGGGAGATCTCGGCAGAGGCCATTGCCGCCGCGGCGGCCTCCTCGAGGACGGCCCGACTCGTGCTCAACCTGGCCCCCGTCATCCCCCTGGGTCACGAGGTCATCCGCCGCGCCGACCCGCTCGTGGTCAACGAGCATGAGGGCCGGCTGGTCCTCAATCTGCTCGGTCGGGGCGCGGACGAGCTCGGCACCGAAGAGGACATCGTCGGGGCGCTCCATGCCGCGGGCGTGCCGGCGGTCGTCATGACGCTCGGCGCCGCGGGGGCGATCTTCTCGGAGGGCGGCCCCGTCTTCAGGGCGCCGGCCCCAGCCGTGAGCGCGGTCGATACCACGGGGGCAGGAGACGCCTTCGTCGGAGCGCTCTGCGCCCGCCTGTCCGATGGCGCGCCGCTCGGAGAGGCGGTCCGGTTCGCGGTGCGGGTCGGATCGTTCGCGGTGACACGCAGGGGCGCTCAGCCCTCGTACCCGGGACCCGGTGACGTGCTTCCCGAAGGAGCACGATGA
- a CDS encoding type II toxin-antitoxin system Phd/YefM family antitoxin, whose amino-acid sequence MKRTINDARGRLSALVDEAHWAHEPVYLTRRDHAVAAIVDAEQLRQLLEDAEELADIRAVDTAWEQTERLGETPIPWEDVKRDLGLE is encoded by the coding sequence GTGAAGCGGACGATCAACGATGCCCGCGGGCGGCTCTCCGCGCTGGTGGACGAGGCCCACTGGGCCCACGAGCCCGTGTATCTGACGCGCCGGGACCACGCCGTCGCGGCCATCGTCGACGCCGAGCAGCTGCGCCAGCTGCTCGAGGACGCCGAGGAGCTCGCCGACATCCGCGCCGTCGACACCGCCTGGGAGCAGACCGAGCGGCTCGGCGAGACCCCGATCCCGTGGGAGGACGTCAAGCGGGACCTCGGCCTCGAGTGA
- a CDS encoding DUF2291 domain-containing protein: MSAATTRTAATKKGLSPAAKRWIWIGLAVVLLLAMFFSTKILPAGSTAAQGPAAFNAADYGKQQFPKQQAFIDQNAVDAATLAAAIQKDPTAAAQKYGKSADGATYVVPVKFTGVVGAIPPAGYTPITVSGLPSGTKVGLQLGPAINGTDLRDVTGDITLNNFQNQIQLQDAGSAINDQLKAELSSVDAASLTGKTIQVYGAFTLINPQLWNVTPSRITVEK; this comes from the coding sequence ATGAGTGCCGCCACCACACGGACCGCGGCCACGAAGAAGGGCCTGAGCCCGGCCGCGAAGCGATGGATCTGGATCGGCCTGGCGGTCGTACTCCTGCTCGCGATGTTCTTCAGCACGAAGATCCTTCCCGCCGGATCAACAGCCGCGCAGGGCCCTGCGGCGTTCAACGCCGCCGACTACGGCAAGCAGCAGTTCCCGAAGCAGCAGGCCTTCATCGACCAGAACGCTGTGGACGCGGCGACCCTGGCCGCTGCGATCCAGAAGGATCCCACCGCGGCAGCCCAGAAGTACGGGAAGTCCGCTGACGGGGCGACCTATGTGGTGCCGGTGAAGTTCACCGGCGTGGTGGGCGCGATCCCGCCGGCCGGATACACGCCGATCACCGTCTCGGGCCTCCCGTCGGGTACCAAGGTGGGGCTCCAGCTGGGCCCGGCCATCAACGGCACCGACCTCCGGGACGTCACCGGGGACATCACGCTGAACAACTTCCAGAACCAGATCCAGCTCCAGGACGCGGGCTCGGCGATCAACGACCAGCTCAAGGCCGAGCTCAGCAGCGTAGACGCCGCCTCGCTCACCGGCAAGACGATCCAGGTCTATGGTGCGTTCACGCTGATCAACCCGCAGCTGTGGAACGTCACCCCCTCGCGCATCACGGTGGAGAAGTAG
- a CDS encoding ATP-binding protein, producing MEPQLNPYNPGSGVPPRFLAGRDPEIRAFDLLVARTELSMPARPMVLSGLRGVGKTVLLNRLKGIADHHGWLTVKLEGRPGDGGACDIRRASRSPELQVASRRYVSQIGAAPVKRLLGTVTSFSTTIGIDGISLGVDVDPARASTGHMDIDLQDVVEDVGQALRTLRKGFAVFIDEMQDVDDELLAALVTVQHHAVQNELPFFVTGAGLPNLPARLADARSYAERLFDYRQIGKLDHDQAAESLTVPADQMGQSYSDAALAAVLEASGRYPYFIQEFGSAMWEVATTSPFTGDEAQEAVRVGQQRLDAGFFPSRWDRATPRERDYMNAMAADGDGPTATGAIAARLGKKVTSLGPTRAQLIAKGLIYPPEYGKVAFTVPGMAEFIARQYQELGGEMST from the coding sequence GTGGAGCCCCAGCTGAACCCCTACAACCCCGGCTCCGGCGTCCCCCCGCGCTTCCTCGCCGGCCGCGATCCCGAGATCCGCGCCTTCGACCTCCTCGTCGCACGCACCGAACTGTCGATGCCAGCCCGCCCCATGGTCCTTTCGGGACTCCGCGGCGTAGGCAAGACCGTGCTGCTCAACCGGCTCAAGGGCATCGCCGACCACCACGGCTGGCTCACCGTCAAGCTCGAGGGCCGCCCCGGAGACGGCGGGGCCTGCGACATCCGCAGGGCCTCGCGCTCGCCCGAGCTCCAAGTCGCCTCCCGCCGCTACGTTTCCCAGATCGGGGCCGCCCCCGTGAAGCGGCTCCTCGGGACCGTCACGTCGTTCAGCACCACGATCGGCATCGACGGGATCTCCCTCGGTGTGGACGTCGACCCCGCCAGGGCCAGCACCGGCCACATGGACATCGACCTGCAGGATGTCGTCGAAGACGTCGGGCAGGCCCTCCGCACACTGCGGAAGGGCTTCGCAGTCTTCATCGACGAGATGCAGGACGTCGACGACGAGCTCCTCGCCGCCCTCGTCACCGTCCAGCACCACGCAGTCCAGAACGAGCTCCCCTTCTTCGTCACCGGCGCCGGCCTGCCGAACCTCCCCGCCCGCCTCGCGGACGCCCGCAGCTACGCCGAACGACTCTTCGACTACCGCCAGATCGGCAAGCTCGACCACGACCAGGCCGCCGAATCGCTCACCGTCCCCGCGGACCAGATGGGCCAGTCCTACAGCGACGCCGCCCTCGCAGCCGTACTGGAGGCCTCGGGCCGGTACCCGTACTTCATCCAGGAATTCGGCTCCGCCATGTGGGAAGTCGCCACCACCAGCCCCTTCACCGGCGACGAAGCCCAAGAAGCAGTCCGCGTCGGGCAGCAGCGCCTCGACGCCGGCTTCTTCCCCTCACGCTGGGACCGCGCCACACCCCGCGAACGCGACTACATGAACGCCATGGCCGCCGACGGCGACGGCCCCACTGCCACCGGCGCCATAGCGGCTCGCCTGGGCAAGAAGGTCACCAGCCTCGGCCCCACCCGCGCCCAGCTCATCGCCAAAGGACTCATCTACCCGCCCGAATACGGGAAGGTCGCCTTCACCGTCCCCGGCATGGCCGAGTTCATCGCACGCCAATACCAGGAGCTCGGAGGGGAGATGTCCACATGA
- a CDS encoding IS110 family transposase — MTSTELATAAGTPEVFAGVDWGGAFHQLCLVDSTGATLLQKRFPHTVEGLAGLCAALAAVAGVVRVAIERAEGLLVERLLELAVEVYCISPKVSARSRERYRMAAKKSDAFDAFVLADSLRHEHTHWRPIRPASQTLMRLRAVIRDRERLVWRQRDLENQLRAVMESYNPAVLHLFSSLDRDISLQFIRRYPQPAQAARVGVKRMDAFITAHGYSGRTSAETLVERLRPHLLAAGEGTSAGRAFTAVRMAEELSLLNGHLREYDTEIRALLAAHPDTRIFTAFPGVGPVTAATLLAGMGEDRDRYPSAASLLAETGLAPVTRASGRTRQVRFRYAANKRMRHAIDWWAFVAVREDPHFTGEHYRRARAAGQGHHRALRGVAARWVRILWRCWHDRTEYDPALHPLRRQALEAADHAQDTGPIPQRTAEEDLALPAAS; from the coding sequence ATGACAAGTACTGAACTGGCTACCGCTGCCGGGACCCCCGAGGTGTTCGCCGGCGTGGACTGGGGCGGTGCGTTCCACCAGCTCTGCCTCGTCGACTCGACCGGGGCCACGCTGCTGCAGAAGCGCTTCCCGCACACCGTCGAAGGCCTTGCCGGGCTGTGCGCCGCCCTTGCCGCGGTCGCTGGCGTGGTCCGGGTCGCCATCGAACGCGCCGAAGGGCTCCTGGTCGAGCGGCTGCTCGAGCTGGCCGTGGAGGTCTACTGCATCTCCCCGAAGGTCTCCGCCCGGTCCCGGGAGCGCTACCGGATGGCCGCGAAGAAGTCCGACGCGTTCGACGCCTTCGTCCTGGCCGACAGCCTCCGCCACGAACACACCCATTGGCGCCCGATCCGACCCGCGTCCCAGACCCTGATGCGCCTGCGCGCCGTGATCCGCGACCGCGAGCGGCTCGTGTGGCGCCAGCGCGACCTGGAGAACCAGCTCCGGGCGGTGATGGAGTCCTACAACCCTGCGGTCCTGCACCTGTTCTCCAGCCTCGACCGGGACATCTCCCTGCAGTTCATCAGGCGCTACCCACAGCCCGCCCAGGCCGCCCGCGTCGGGGTCAAGCGCATGGACGCCTTCATCACCGCCCACGGCTACTCCGGGCGCACCAGCGCCGAGACCCTCGTGGAACGCCTCCGCCCCCACCTGCTCGCCGCGGGCGAGGGCACCAGCGCCGGCCGGGCGTTCACCGCAGTGCGGATGGCCGAGGAGCTCTCCCTGCTCAACGGGCACCTGCGCGAATACGACACCGAGATCCGGGCACTGCTCGCCGCCCACCCCGACACCCGGATCTTCACCGCCTTCCCCGGCGTCGGCCCCGTCACCGCCGCGACCCTCCTGGCAGGGATGGGCGAGGACCGCGACCGGTACCCCTCCGCGGCGTCGCTGCTGGCCGAGACCGGGCTCGCTCCCGTCACCCGCGCCTCCGGGCGCACCCGCCAGGTCCGCTTCCGCTATGCGGCGAACAAGCGCATGCGCCACGCGATCGACTGGTGGGCCTTCGTCGCCGTCCGCGAGGACCCCCACTTCACCGGCGAGCACTACCGAAGGGCCCGGGCCGCAGGCCAAGGCCACCACCGCGCACTGCGCGGCGTCGCAGCCCGCTGGGTCCGCATCCTCTGGCGCTGCTGGCACGACCGCACCGAATACGACCCGGCCCTGCACCCCCTACGCCGGCAGGCCCTCGAAGCCGCCGACCACGCCCAGGACACCGGCCCCATCCCCCAGCGCACCGCAGAGGAAGACCTGGCACTGCCCGCCGCGAGCTGA
- a CDS encoding helix-turn-helix transcriptional regulator, with translation MDTDAAELRRKELGAFLRARRERAVRADYDLPPVGRGTGSGTGRGRTVGLRREEVAFLSGVSVTWYTWLEQGRDINPSRQVLDAVAVNLRLSAPEHDYVLGLSGYAPAPRETPTGPEPVPEHVQHLLDALDPAPAFAVTSTWDIGAWNRGYEALFPGIATVPAPDRNLLRLTFTDPYVRGMLPDWEVTVRSFLADYRAEAGSHTDRAAHVQLITRLRRDSEDFARAWDDHEVRRFASRARTFLHPAAGRLDFEQHQLVPSDAPTLHIVAYLPAPGSDTGARMAKLVADGPPR, from the coding sequence GTGGACACAGACGCGGCGGAGCTCCGGCGCAAGGAGCTGGGCGCCTTCCTCCGCGCCCGCCGCGAGCGGGCCGTCCGAGCCGACTATGATCTCCCGCCCGTAGGCCGGGGCACAGGCAGTGGCACGGGCCGCGGCCGCACGGTGGGCCTGCGCCGCGAGGAGGTCGCTTTCCTCTCGGGCGTATCGGTGACGTGGTACACGTGGCTCGAGCAGGGCCGGGACATCAACCCGTCGCGGCAGGTGCTCGACGCCGTCGCCGTCAACCTGCGCCTCAGCGCCCCCGAGCACGACTATGTCCTCGGCCTCAGCGGCTATGCCCCCGCCCCCCGCGAGACCCCGACGGGCCCGGAGCCCGTTCCTGAGCATGTGCAGCACCTTCTCGACGCGCTGGATCCCGCGCCAGCGTTCGCCGTGACGTCAACGTGGGACATCGGGGCCTGGAACCGCGGGTACGAGGCGCTGTTTCCCGGGATTGCGACCGTGCCGGCGCCGGACAGGAACCTTCTGCGGCTCACATTCACTGACCCGTACGTGCGCGGCATGCTGCCCGACTGGGAGGTCACGGTGCGCAGCTTCCTTGCGGACTACCGGGCCGAGGCCGGCTCACATACGGATCGCGCCGCTCATGTTCAGCTCATCACGCGCCTGCGCCGGGATTCGGAAGACTTCGCCCGCGCCTGGGATGACCATGAGGTGCGCCGGTTCGCCTCCCGCGCCCGGACGTTCCTGCATCCGGCGGCGGGGCGGCTCGACTTCGAGCAGCACCAGCTCGTGCCCTCGGATGCCCCCACGCTCCACATCGTCGCGTACCTGCCCGCGCCCGGATCTGACACCGGTGCGCGGATGGCCAAGCTCGTCGCGGACGGGCCGCCCCGCTGA
- the rbsD gene encoding D-ribose pyranase — protein sequence MKKHGILNGPLSGALATLGHGDLVVVADCGLPLPLNGPVVDLAVVPGVPTFTAVLDALLDELVLESALAADECRGGPVERWIRDRLPEADYIPHEQLKGLATVAKVLVRTGEATPYANIVLRSGVPF from the coding sequence ATGAAGAAGCACGGAATCCTGAACGGCCCGCTCAGCGGCGCCCTCGCCACTCTCGGGCACGGTGACCTCGTGGTCGTCGCCGACTGCGGGCTGCCCCTGCCCCTCAACGGCCCGGTCGTCGATCTCGCCGTTGTCCCGGGGGTGCCGACGTTCACGGCCGTGCTCGATGCGCTGCTGGACGAACTTGTGCTGGAATCCGCCCTGGCCGCAGACGAATGCAGGGGAGGTCCGGTCGAAAGATGGATTCGCGACCGTCTGCCCGAAGCGGACTACATCCCGCACGAGCAGCTCAAAGGACTCGCCACCGTTGCGAAGGTCCTCGTCCGCACCGGCGAGGCGACACCGTACGCCAACATCGTCCTGCGCAGCGGCGTCCCGTTCTGA